The window GGTGATTTGCTTGAGGTGCTTTGGTGTCATATTGTCTATATTTTGTCTCTCCTCCTTGATGCAAGCTGCTGTGGTATTATGCTGAACCGCATTAGGCCAGAGGGAAGATCAGTACTGTGTGAGGTTTTCCTGTGTTGGCTTTCCATTGGTTTTGTATTGATATGTTATTCAGTATGTGTCTGTATaatattatttcattgttttgtaaTAATGAGTTGCGTTGTTTTCATACGATGCATAATTTGCACTGTTTTAGCCTCTGTGTTTCAAGTACAATTAATTGTTTaagtgtatctatgtatgtgttaCGGAAGctgttatcccataattttttttcactgtgcagttCAGCGCTTCCGTAATGTGTCTACATGCTCATTGAGTTTTTCGTGTTTTgtgtttacttattattttacCATTAGAGCATCATGCATATACATAAAAGAACTCAAACTTAAGATAATAGTAAAGTTTTAGGTAGGAACTTGCTTCTGTTTAAAATTGTTTGGAAGTAAAGCCAATAGCCTTAACAGTCTGCTAGAACTTATTTTTGGAAAAcccattttcaaaaaagaaattaaccaaGAAAGGTACCAAACTCACAGTGTGCCTGTCACATAACCTGTATTTACTCTAGTAGAAAATGGAAACTAAATATCTAACCTGGAAGTATAAAGTCATTTGGGGTGAGTAAACTATGAAAGATCctttaattcattttctgaacctgcttaattcaatgcTAGGATCAAAGGGTGTCAGAGGTTATAATGGCACCAAAAAGTTAATTAACCAAACTAGTGTTTGTGTCCATTGTAAGGAATCGTGCACATATATTGGCCAACTTATGGTTGAGCCTAAAATTCATGTTTTTGGGGTACGGAAGGAAAAGCGGAGTGCAAAGAGAAAAACCCGCACAGACAAGGTGAGCACATCTCTGCATAAGTAGGGACAGGGCTGGGATATAAAATTaagtttatgtgtatttttaaatgactttagtttattgtaaaaatgaagcattagacaaagaaagaaaaacttgcaAGCAACAAAATGGAGATAACAGTTTAAAAGGAAACCTTAAATGTGTTGTCCATTCCAGTAGAGTTAACAATATgagtgtatttttattaaattggtCAACTTAATCTTAATCTAAACCACTTGTACCTATTATATAGCAATACCTATACTTTTCTTTGAGAAATTCAAACATAgactaaatgtaaataaaaaaaatacatgttgtggcagacggccagggtTCTTGCCCGGCCGTGATGCCTCTTCGCTaagaggactgggggagcaagcctcAGCAGAACATttcctcccccgggacgctagatggcagtccccatCGGgggcagcagtgcctcagactcccacagggcttcatgaaaGATGTAGTTGcctacagccctgttggaatccgggggtgccaccagggggtgctgcagctgctcctgagcccgtatgggcaatcctttcaccacacccggaagtgctgccggaagtagatCATGAAGCACCTGGAAAACTTCCGGGTAACATACAGTGCtctgggagtcagagttgggagacgaagcttgctgaggtggagtggaggagaaaaagactgagagaaaagaaggaaaggaattgatttattgtgtgctgtgcttgggactgtgtgttgtacttgtgggatggggaaggcattgcccacaagtgaaaaaacaaaataaaaaacatctgtgcttttataagtgtgcctcctgcgtctgtctgtgtcaggttaggtgGCTGGCACACCCCGTAGAGTGGTCACAATGTATACTATAGAAAGACAAAGTTGTTACAATCAGTATTCTACATTAAATATTATGGAGGATACTGGAAGTAGTTAAGGACGAGCGATCAAACATGGGAAGAACAAGCACAGAAGGCACTTAAGCCAATTCAAGTCATGTGAAGTACAGTGGGGAGTCAACCTGCTTTGCCACTaagacattttacttttatttatttactgcatgtatcaaaatttaaaaatccacTATAAATGAGATAATTATTTCATCAACACCAAAACTTGTCATTCTGTTGTTACCAGGCAGGACTGTTGTCAGAATTTTCAAATGGAACAAATATGAAACAATATGTTCTACACATTGTAATTGTGTAACTTCTAATATATACTTAATATAAATTCTTTAAGCTCTTTCAATCAATTTTAAAAGTTGACAATACAAAATCTTCCAGAACAATTCAATTATCATGAATTAGGAGGAATtcttaatgttttaatttctttttgttttcacgaATAGGAATTTAAGCCAAAATGatactttattttcttattatacagccatttttcatttgatttaaatacaattcaatacaaaataacagGCAGTTTATGAGGACAGAGTAATGTGTCTCCAGGCTCAGGAGACTGGAAAGATACCTTTCCAATGCACTGCTGACATTTCTcaagaataaaaatacatatatatatatatctttcacTGTGAAGCAAACTCATCTTTATAGAATAGTTTTGTCTTTGTTAatggattaattttattttctttcaatgcATTCACAGGAATTTTTCCTCAAGAGAAAATATTTAACGGAAGATGGATAAAATCACGAAGGATTCAGAACATCAAAcagacattaataaaataatgagtaaAGTTTTAAAAGGGTCGCAGTTTTTTCTGGAAGTAATTGGAGAGGTAGTCCCTATTTGCTCAGCAGCAGCAGAAGTAATAAAGTCATTTCAAGATAATTCTGAAAGCCCACAAATAGGAAACCTAAAAATTCAGATTCAACAAATTGATGAAAAGCTCAATGATATTACAGAGAATTATAAACAGGTCAACAAGGAGATTCAAAAACTTCCCATGGATGTGAAGTTTTCTAAAATTGAGGAAAATATTAAAGGACAATATATGTATTATACAAAAATTGTAGATGAAGAGCCAAAGTACAGAGATAAAAGAATTGAAGATTTTTGTGACCTCTTCCCCAAACTGAAAGGAGAAAGCAATCTCAATGAGCTCTATGATGGTGTGATGGGAAATGGAGAAATAGACATCCTGGAAACAGTAAAAAATTACTGGAACAGAGATCGTCGTGTCATGGAAGAGTTCTGTGCTCATTTAGGCTACCTGTTCCTCACTGGGATAAGTGCATCGATGGTGTATGCTTCACTGAAGGGTTTAGATGTATCAAAAAGAGAGAAGGAGTGGTCGGAGAAGATGACAGCTGTACAAAGTCAAATGGTATCCGCCATAGAATATTGCAAAAACAACTTTGAAGACCAGGCTAAA of the Erpetoichthys calabaricus chromosome 2, fErpCal1.3, whole genome shotgun sequence genome contains:
- the LOC114646100 gene encoding protein rapunzel-like, which translates into the protein MDKITKDSEHQTDINKIMSKVLKGSQFFLEVIGEVVPICSAAAEVIKSFQDNSESPQIGNLKIQIQQIDEKLNDITENYKQVNKEIQKLPMDVKFSKIEENIKGQYMYYTKIVDEEPKYRDKRIEDFCDLFPKLKGESNLNELYDGVMGNGEIDILETVKNYWNRDRRVMEEFCAHLGYLFLTGISASMVYASLKGLDVSKREKEWSEKMTAVQSQMVSAIEYCKNNFEDQAKTDLETFIKKSHHQLLVENLCSFLEKKYDWVKWSVKVYSHPKDKKKGTNDCIIGNRHFTFSDADDLQVVVSYCTVPCKIDMEQIQQTFTEKTANGNMKELAEAINEKMPNSLVHVIKSSKKITEKNNFSKHCYYYKQNKNCHLFVHC